A segment of the Acidobacteriota bacterium genome:
CCGCACACGCGAGGAGGACGTACAGCGGCACGGCCAGCTGCGAGAGGAACCGGTTCCATGTCGGGTGAACGAGGTCTTTCGGGGCCCAGCTGCTCCCGCCGTATGCGGCGGCATAGACCACGAGCGCTCCGGCTGATGCGACGAGCAGGCCGCGCGCGAACGGGCGCGTCAGGGCGCGCGTGCCAAGAAGGAAAAGTGCTGGAGCGAGCCACCAGAAACCGCTCCACACCTCAGGCCGGGCCATCTCGATCCGCACGAAGTGCAGGACGGCCGGGAGGCGCTGCGCGACGCCCGAGGCGATCTGGCGCGGCGTCACCTCGTCCCACGTTTCCGAGTTGCGGTTCGGCACCTGGGCGCGCCATAAGACGCAGAGCGCCCCGGCCAGGGCGAAAGCGGCCGCCGCGAGGGCGGTCGCGCGGACGGGTCCGAGGCGCTTCATTCGCCATGCGCGGCGCAAGGCCCTGAGCGCGGCAAGCCCGACCGCAATCGCCCCGAGGAGCAGCCCCTCGGTCTTCGTGAGTGCGCCCGCGCCGAGGAGAAGTCCTCCCGCGAGAGCCTCGGGCGGCAGCCATGGGGCTCTCAGGAGCAGTACGAGACCGCCTCCCCAGAAAAGGCCGAGCGGGATGTCCGCATACGACGTAATCGCGCCTCCGTCCCACTCGAAAGCGAGACCGGGAAGCAGGGTCATCGCGAGGACGATCAGAGCCGCCGCGAGCGTGCCGGAACGGGCCTCGGCCACGTCGAAGATCACGAGGAAGAGAACGGGCAGGAAGACGGCATAGAGGGGCCGCGTGACCCGCTCGTCGTCGTCGGTGTCGAATGTTTCCTGGACGGCGACCTGAAGGACGGGGAGAAGCAGCGGGTACTTCGGGTTGTGGAGGTACGTGCCGCCGTCGAGGAGGACGGGCGCGTCCACGGTGCGCGCGGCCCGCACGAAGCCGGCATGAGCGTTCCACGTCATCCGCGCGTCGAACCCGCACTGAACGCCCGAGAGGGCGTCGGCGATGACCGCCGCCGAGACGAACGCACCCGAGAGCGCGGCGAGGGCGACCGCCGCGCGCGCCGCGCGGCCCGCGGCCGGGCGCGGGGGTGGCGTCGATCGCGGCATCTTCCGCCGCATCCAGGCGGCGAGCGCGAGGGGCAGAAGGAGGACGGGGAGAATCGTCCCGCGCCGGAGCTCGACGCCTCCCCAGTGGCTCGCCGCGTAGAGCGAGACGCCCGTGAACGCGCAGCCAAGGAGATACGACCACGCGCAGCGCAGGAGCGCGGGCTTTCGGCGCAGGGACGGCACGAACGAGGTGAGCGCCCAGCCGGACGCCGCGAGAAGGGCCACGCCCCCGAACGCCGCGAAGAGCCGATACGCCGTGCTCACGGCCGGACGACTCCCGTCGGAGGGTCGGGACCGAGGAGCCCGGGTGCGCCGCCCGCGCACCCGACGACGAAGACGCGCGGCGACGCTGTCGTCAGCGCCCGAAGGTCCTCCGGGCGGAGGGCGGACTCCGGGCCGAGGGAGCGCGGCGTGCGAGGCACGAGCGCCGACCGGATCCAGTACGCGTTGCAGCCCGGGTCCGGGCTTTCGACGATCCCGTACTCGGCGCCGGGAGGTATCTCGCTCGCGATGCGCTCGATCGCCTCCTGGAATGCGGGGCCGTACTGTTCACGCCGGATCTCTCCGAGCGAATCGGCGACGTGCCGTTTAGAGAATCCAAGATGGCTGAAGACGTTCGAGGCCTGGCGCGGGAAGGCCGCGAGAGCCCAGACGAGGAACGCGAGTCCGGCGGCGGCCGCGCGAACGCGCGTCACCGGCCGCCTTGCCACGTGAACTTGCGCGGCGGGTAGTGGCGCTCGCGGCCGTCCTTCGACCGGAAGAGGGCGACGATCTCGTGGCTTCCCTCGTCCCCGGAAGGAACGCGAACGTCCCCTCGTACCCGGCCTGCGAGCAGTCGCCGAGCGCGGGCACGGCGGCGCAGACGTCGGGCCGGGGCGTCCGGCTGCCGGACGCGAGGGAGCGCTGTTCTCCGTCGACGAGGAGCGTGACGTGGAGGTCCTCGCCGGGGATGCGCGCCCAGCCGCGGATGCGGAGGGTTCCCTTCACGGTCGCGCCCTCCTCGGGAGCGTCGATGTTTCCCGTGAGCGCGGCGTCCTCCTTCCAGGGGAGGCCGGCAGGCGTCAGGCCCGCGGGCGGCGCCCACGGGAGGGGCTCGAGCGGCCTGGCCGACGGCTCGTTCTTCGCGACGGCAAAGAGGTCGTTCTTCACGTCGCCGTCGAAGCGCTTCACGAAGACGAGGCGGCCCGAGACGAGGGCGCGGTCGATCCACGCCCGGTGCGTCGTCCGCATCGCGGGGTCGAGCCACGACTCGCGCACGAGGACGTACGAGGTCGGGAGGCCCTCGAGGAAGTCGAGGAGATCGTCCGGGATGGGGGCCTTGCGCTCGTCCTCCTCGATTCTGCGAACGACGGGCGACGAGAAACCCGAGACGGCGGTCACGAGCGGCTTCCCGTGGTCGGCCGCCCGCAGCACGGCGCGGTAGTTTCCGTGCTCCGGCGTGCCGGACGGCAGCTCGACGAGGCCGCCCTTCATGGGGGTTGTCGCGAGGAAGCGCGTCACCTCGTCCGGATCGGCCTCGCCGCGGAAGAGGTCCAGCGGCGCCGCGCGGTCCTCGAGGAGAAACGCGAGGCACGCGAGAGCGAAGACGGGGGCGGTGCGCGCGGCGGGGCGGCGGCGCTTCCAGGCTTCGGCCAGAGCGAGGACGCCGGCCCCGGCGAGGACCGCGAGGCCGAGGTAAGCGATCGTCGCCCAGCGCGCGGGGACGCGGATGCTTCGGAAGAGCGAAATCGTCTCGAAGAGAACGCGGTGGAACGGGAACCGCACGCCGAGCGAGCCGAGAAAGCCGAGAAGGGCGAGGAGCGCGCCGACGACGATGACGTCCGGGCGGCGGACCGCGCGGAGGCTCGCCCTCAGGCTTCGCGACGTCACGAGCGGAAGCGTCGCCGGATACGCGAGCCACCAGCGCACGGCGAGCGCCGCGAGGAAGACGGCGAGCGCGCGCCAGGGCTCGGTCGCGCGGAAGATCTCTTTCCCGGCGAGGCGGACGTGGATGCCGGCGGGGCTCGCCGCGAAGAGCGCGAGGAAGCCCGTGACGACGGCCACGGCGTCGAGGGCGGAGAGGACGCGCGGATCGGGGGCGGGCGCGGCTTCGGCGGCCGCCGCGTCTCCGCGGGGCGTCAGGAGCAGCGCCGCGAGAGGGAGCGCGAGAAGCAGGAGCCCCGGGAAGAGCGCGCGCTCGCCGGGCGTCGGGAACTCCGAGAAGCCCCGCCAGAGGTGGTTGCGCGGGTCGGCGTTCAGCCAGTCGTGCGGCTGCGCCGAGAAGTCGCGCGTCTCCTCGATGCCGCGCGTGAAGCCGTAGAGCTTCGCGGCGCGCTGGTACGGGAGGAGGAACGGCAGGAGCGCGACGCCCGCGATCCCGACGGCCAGCGCCCCCCTCTTCCAGCCCGCGCGGTCCGAGTCCGCTCCGGAGCGGAACGCGAGGACGAGGGCGACCGCGGCGAGAGGGACGAGCGTGAGGACGAGCCAGTGGATGACCGCGAGGCCGTTCAGGAAAAACGCGGCGCCGAGCCAGGCCGCGCGCCTTGGGGATCTCTCGCGCACGAAGAGGACGAGCGCCTCGAAGAGGATCGGGATCCAGCCCGCGAAGAGGTAGTTCACGTGGGGCAGCTGCCCGAAGCGGTACGGAACGAACGCGAACGCGACGCCCGCGACCCACGCGGCGCCGGTGGATCCGGTCAGCGTCCGCCCGAGCCGGAACGCCCCGTAGCCTGAGAACGCGAAGCCGAGGAGCGTCAGGATTCCCTGGGCGGTGAGCGGCCGGAGGCCCAGCGCGAACAGCGGGAAGAGCGGCAGCGCGAGGCCGTAGTTGTGCTCGCTGAACGCGAGGCTGAGCTTGTAGGGGAAGAAGACGTTGCCGTCGAAGAGGTGGAACGGCGAATGGAACGTCTGGTGGAAGTCCCACCAGAGGATCCACGAGTTCAGGTACGGGTCCCCGGCGTCGGACGCGTGGTCGCGCAGGTGCTTCGCCCAGGGCCACGTCATCGCCACCGTCAGCGCGAGGAACGCAAGAAAGACCAGCGCCTCGCGGCCGAAGGCGCGGGACCGGATCCTGTTTTCGGCGGGCACGGACGGATGATATCGGCGGGAGGCCGAATGCGTATGCTCTCGGGGTCCTCATGACCGTGAGCCCCGCGTCCCGCCGCGAGCGGATCCTCGTCGTCGCCGCGTTCGCCGTCCTCGCGCTCCTGCGCCTCGCGACGCTCGCGCCCGACCCGTGGGAGTGGGACGAGGTCCTCTTCATGGAGGGCGTGCGCGACGGCCTCGACGTCCGCGTGAACCACCCGCACCCGCCGGGCTACCCGGTCTTCATCCGGCTCGGGCAGGGGATTCGGGCGCTCGGCGCCCCGCCGTTCCGCGCGACGGCGCTCGCGGGGGCGATCGGCGGATACCTCTCGGTCCTCGCGCTCTATCTTCTTCTCCGCGAGCTCGGGTCCCGGCGCGCCTGGGCGCTCGTCGGCGCGCTCTTCTACGCGCTCACGCCGTCGGTGTGGCTGCACGGCGTGCGGCCGCTGTCCGACGGGCCGGGGGCGGCAGCGGGGCTCTTCGCCGCGGTGTTCCTCGTCCGGGCGATCGCGGGGAAGGGCCGGCACGCGCTCCTCTGGGCCGCGGCGTTCACGGCGCTCGCGGCGGGCGTGCGCCCGCAGGTCGGCCTCGCCCTCCTGCCCGCGGCGGCCGTGGCCGCCGTATCCGTCTTTCGTCGCGAGCGGAGCGTGAAGCCGCTTCTCCTTGCAGCGGCCGTGGGCGTTCTTCTCTCCGCCGCCATCTGGATCCCGGTCTTCCGGAGCTCGGGCGGGTTCGCGGTCTGGAAGGACCGGTTCGAAGGCCAGATGAAGTACGTGACGCAGTTCGACAGCCCGAAACTGCGCGACGTCCTGCAGCCGCCGTTCTGGAAGCGCTGGTTTCTGGACCCGGTCGGGCACGGGAAGCTCGCCGGGACGTTCCTGCTCCTCGGCCTCGCCGGGGCCGCGCTCGAGAGGAAGAGGGCGGGGATGGTCTTCCTCGTCTTCGTCCCGGTCACGCTCCTCACGCTCGGCGTCCTCTCCGTCGACTCGGCGCCGCGCTACGTCCTCGCGTTCTGGGCGGCGCCGTGCGCGCTCGCGGCGTTCGCGCTGGAGAGATTCGCGGCGTCGCGCTTCGGCCGGATCGTTTCGCCCGCGGCAGGCGTGCTCGTCCTCGCCGCCTTCGCCGCGCTCGGGGCGCCCGCGATCGCCGAGGTCGCGTCGAAGCCGAGCCCGTCCGTCGCCGCGATGCAGGCCGTCCGCGCCGCGGGCGTCCCGCCGGGCGACGTCTTCGTCACCGAGCCGCTCCGCGCGCACGCGGACGAGTACTTCCGCTACCGCGCCCACGTCGTGAGCGAGACCATCCCCGTGGCCGTGCCCCGAACGGGCGTCTTCGTCGGCGCCGAGGACCGTCCGTTCGGCGTCGTGCCGCAGCGCGTCTTCACGTTCGAAAGCCCGCGCCTCCTGCACATCTCGCGCGGCCGGTACCTGCGCACGGAGATCTTCGAGGGCCGCGCGGGCGCGGGCGTCTTCGTCCCCATCACGCCGTGGCCCGCCACGCAGCTGGACGGCCGGGTCGAGCTTCCGGAGGGGACGACGTTCTCGATCTATGCCGCGAGCCCGGCGGATGTGACGTTTATGGTGAGAGCGGCCGGGGAACGGGCCGAGCTCGAGCTCAAGACTCTGGGCGGGGCGCGCACGGGCTCCGTCGAGCCGGGAGGCGAGCTCGCCGTCACGTTCGGCGCGGCCCCGGACCCCTCGGAGAAGCTCTTCACGATTTCCGCCCTGAAGGGTCGGGCGACGCTCGACGCGTTCCGGATCCGCGCGCACGAAACGCATCGCCCCGCATATCGCGCCGACGACGCGATCCCGGCCGGGCTCGACGAGCCGGCGGAGGGCGCGCGCATCGCGCTGCCGCTGCGCGCTCGCGGCTGGTGCCAGGAGAAGGGAGGCGGACGCGTCGACCCCGTGGAGTTCCGGCTCGACGGACTGCGCATCGTGGAGGTGACCGTCACGCGGATGCCGCGGCCCGACGTTGCGGCGGTCCTGCCGGCGATCGGCGACGCGCGCGAGGCCGGCTGGGAAG
Coding sequences within it:
- a CDS encoding glycosyltransferase family 39 protein, giving the protein MTVSPASRRERILVVAAFAVLALLRLATLAPDPWEWDEVLFMEGVRDGLDVRVNHPHPPGYPVFIRLGQGIRALGAPPFRATALAGAIGGYLSVLALYLLLRELGSRRAWALVGALFYALTPSVWLHGVRPLSDGPGAAAGLFAAVFLVRAIAGKGRHALLWAAAFTALAAGVRPQVGLALLPAAAVAAVSVFRRERSVKPLLLAAAVGVLLSAAIWIPVFRSSGGFAVWKDRFEGQMKYVTQFDSPKLRDVLQPPFWKRWFLDPVGHGKLAGTFLLLGLAGAALERKRAGMVFLVFVPVTLLTLGVLSVDSAPRYVLAFWAAPCALAAFALERFAASRFGRIVSPAAGVLVLAAFAALGAPAIAEVASKPSPSVAAMQAVRAAGVPPGDVFVTEPLRAHADEYFRYRAHVVSETIPVAVPRTGVFVGAEDRPFGVVPQRVFTFESPRLLHISRGRYLRTEIFEGRAGAGVFVPITPWPATQLDGRVELPEGTTFSIYAASPADVTFMVRAAGERAELELKTLGGARTGSVEPGGELAVTFGAAPDPSEKLFTISALKGRATLDAFRIRAHETHRPAYRADDAIPAGLDEPAEGARIALPLRARGWCQEKGGGRVDPVEFRLDGLRIVEVTVTRMPRPDVAAVLPAIGDAREAGWEAVLSPRVGPGRHVLTVTFQAGDRRRVYPPREIEIVTPGGAK